The Lysobacter gummosus genome includes a region encoding these proteins:
- a CDS encoding GEVED domain-containing protein produces the protein MALATQLSRLAHGAAGLALLVASAAWSPSANAAQPHNATATGGTGFNSNSTKPFPSTLTTTYTVTGSNLQIVANNGPLTTLGGATAAMFTPNVPTTTTGIQMQTVGASCPFATTAATTTACANIGTLTVSFSRPVTNPILHFVGLGSVQSVVGDTVTITAARPVHVLGSSVPAGATMTVLGGAVNLQTLGAGSSLDLINTTYNGTSCSTITAPATQFAGCGSVRINGTITSVTFNVGLAGRRTNFNATIGNALGDDGYMITTTVDEDFGDAPATYDTVAAASHILDGIRLGASVDADNTNVLNTTPAVTPSPNAVAVGADNNGAAGDGADEDGLTTPLATLHTGLIGQAYTLSPSLSGSTAAGTVCGWIDFNRNNVFETAEGVCNAVASGATTTTLSWTVPIATTAGRSYVRLRATQGSQLTTATPTGRVDSGEVEDYMIEIKPAVQVIKLLNPTGATGRFDLGIGGTAFALAAGHNGTTNFRTLYHNSASGAPDLTVAQNITTTAITTTVSEVPTPATTALYVSTYACVNGAGATVATGTGTSVNITLPVSVPGATANGRAQTVTCTFTNRLASSALSITKTESPVRTTYTPGGSTTYTIQACNAAGADPANGAAIADTLPPGATLSAQWGCTGTGGATCSAASGGTVGSNLISLTAATLPAGGCLNITVPAVFSSNPADY, from the coding sequence ATGGCACTCGCTACACAGTTGTCTCGGCTCGCTCACGGCGCCGCCGGCCTGGCCCTGCTAGTCGCTTCGGCGGCCTGGAGCCCCTCGGCAAACGCGGCCCAGCCGCACAATGCCACCGCCACCGGCGGCACCGGCTTCAACAGCAACTCGACCAAGCCGTTTCCCTCGACGCTGACCACGACCTACACGGTCACCGGCAGCAATCTGCAGATCGTCGCCAACAACGGCCCGCTGACCACCTTGGGCGGCGCGACGGCGGCGATGTTCACGCCGAACGTACCGACCACGACCACCGGCATCCAGATGCAGACGGTCGGCGCATCCTGCCCGTTCGCCACCACTGCGGCGACCACCACCGCGTGCGCGAATATCGGCACCCTGACCGTCAGTTTCAGTCGGCCGGTCACCAACCCGATCCTGCATTTCGTCGGCCTGGGCAGCGTGCAGTCCGTGGTCGGCGATACGGTCACGATCACCGCCGCCCGTCCCGTCCACGTCCTGGGCAGCTCGGTCCCGGCCGGCGCGACCATGACCGTGCTCGGCGGCGCGGTCAATCTGCAGACGCTCGGCGCCGGCAGCTCGCTGGATCTGATCAACACCACCTACAACGGCACCAGTTGTTCGACCATCACCGCGCCTGCGACCCAGTTCGCCGGCTGCGGCAGCGTGCGCATCAACGGCACGATCACCTCGGTGACCTTCAACGTCGGCCTGGCGGGCCGGCGCACCAACTTCAACGCGACCATCGGCAATGCGCTCGGCGACGACGGCTACATGATCACCACCACCGTCGATGAAGATTTCGGCGACGCGCCGGCCACCTACGACACGGTCGCGGCGGCCAGCCACATCCTCGATGGCATCCGCCTGGGCGCCAGCGTCGATGCCGACAACACCAACGTGCTCAACACCACGCCCGCGGTCACGCCGAGCCCGAACGCGGTCGCGGTCGGCGCCGACAACAACGGCGCGGCCGGCGACGGCGCCGACGAGGACGGCCTGACCACACCGCTGGCGACCTTGCACACCGGATTGATCGGACAGGCCTACACGCTTTCGCCGAGCCTGAGCGGCAGCACCGCCGCCGGCACGGTCTGCGGCTGGATCGACTTCAACCGCAACAACGTGTTCGAAACCGCCGAAGGCGTGTGCAACGCGGTGGCCAGCGGCGCCACCACCACCACGCTGAGCTGGACCGTGCCGATCGCCACCACCGCCGGACGCAGCTACGTGCGCCTGCGCGCGACCCAGGGCAGCCAGCTGACCACCGCCACCCCGACCGGCCGCGTGGACAGCGGCGAGGTCGAGGACTACATGATCGAGATCAAACCGGCGGTGCAGGTGATCAAGCTGCTCAATCCGACCGGAGCCACCGGCCGCTTCGACCTGGGCATCGGCGGCACCGCCTTCGCCCTGGCCGCGGGCCATAACGGCACCACCAACTTCCGCACGCTGTATCACAACAGCGCCTCGGGAGCGCCCGACCTCACCGTCGCGCAGAACATCACCACCACCGCGATCACCACCACGGTCAGCGAAGTGCCGACGCCGGCGACCACCGCGCTGTACGTCAGCACCTACGCCTGCGTGAACGGCGCCGGCGCCACGGTCGCCACCGGTACCGGCACCAGCGTCAACATCACCTTGCCGGTCTCGGTGCCCGGCGCGACCGCCAATGGCCGCGCGCAGACGGTCACCTGCACCTTCACCAACCGCCTGGCGTCCTCGGCGCTGTCGATCACCAAGACCGAGAGTCCCGTGCGGACGACCTACACCCCGGGCGGCTCGACCACGTACACGATCCAGGCCTGCAACGCGGCCGGCGCCGACCCGGCCAACGGCGCGGCCATCGCCGACACCTTGCCGCCGGGCGCGACCCTGTCGGCGCAGTGGGGCTGCACCGGCACCGGCGGCGCCACCTGCTCGGCCGCCAGCGGCGGCACCGTCGGCAGCAACCTGATCTCGCTGACCGCCGCCACCCTGCCGGCCGGCGGTTGTCTCAACATCACCGTGCCGGCAGTCTTCAGTTCGAATCCGGCCGATTACTGA